In Neofelis nebulosa isolate mNeoNeb1 chromosome 7, mNeoNeb1.pri, whole genome shotgun sequence, the following proteins share a genomic window:
- the LOC131517982 gene encoding large ribosomal subunit protein P2-like — protein sequence MCYIASYLLTSSRAMPPPSAKDIKKILDSMGIEVDDDLLDKVICELTGKSIEDIMAQGIGKLASVTAGGAVAIRASPGSAAPAAGSIPAAAEEKKDEKEELEELDNDTGFDLFHYSPAVL from the coding sequence ATGTGTTACATTGCCTCCTACCTGCTGACGTCCTCTAGGGCAATGCCTCCCCCCAGTGCCAAGGACATCAAGAAGATTCTGGACAGCATGGGCATTGAGGTGGATGATGACCTGCTTGACAAGGTCATCTGTGAGTTGACTGGAAAAAGCATTGAAGACATCATGGCCCAGGGTATTGGCAAGTTGGCCAGTGTGACCGCTGGTGGGGCTGTGGCTATCCGTGCCTCCCCAGGATCTGCAGCTCCTGCTGCTGGTTCCATCCCAGCTGCAGCAGAGGAgaagaaggatgagaaggaagagTTAGAGGAGTTGGACAATGACACGGGATTTGACTTGTTCCATTATAGTCCCGCTGTCCTGTAA